The proteins below are encoded in one region of Odocoileus virginianus isolate 20LAN1187 ecotype Illinois chromosome 18, Ovbor_1.2, whole genome shotgun sequence:
- the LOC110147473 gene encoding olfactory receptor 13C7: MESANQTVSVTEFILLGLSAHPKLEKTLFVLILLTYLVILLGNGLLILVTILDSRLHTPMYFFLGNLSFLDICYTTSSVPLILDSFLTPQKTIPFSACAIQMFLSFAMGATECVLLSMMAFDRYVAICNPLRYPVVMSKAVYVPMAAGSWALGGAASLVHTSLAIQLPFCGANVINHFTCEILAVLKLACADISINVISMGVTNVIFLGVPVLLIFVSYIFILTTILRIPSAEGRKKAFSTCFAHLTVVVIFYGTILFMYGKPKSKDPLGADKQDFADKLTSLFYGVVTSMLNPIIYSLRNKDVKAAVRNLVSQKCFTW, encoded by the coding sequence ATGGAAAGTGCTAACCAGACAGTCTCTGTGACAGAGTTCATTCTCCTGGGCCTCTCAGCCCACCCAAAGCTGGAGAAAACACTCTTTGTGCTCATCCTGCTCACGTACCTGGTGATCCTGCTGGGCAATGGGCTCCTCATCCTGGTGACCATCCTTGACTCCCGCCTGCAcacacccatgtacttcttcctggggAACCTCTCCTTTCTGGACATCTGCTACACAACCTCCTCAGTCCCCCTCATCCTTGATAGCTTCCTGACCCCCCAGAAGACCATCCCCTTCTCAGCCTGTGCCATACAGATGTTCCTCTCCTTTGCCATGGGGGCCACCGAGTGTGTGCTCCTGAGCATGATGGCGTTTGAtcgctacgtggccatctgcaaCCCCCTGAGGTACCCCGTGGTCATGAGCAAGGCTGTCTATGTGCCCATGGCTGCTGGCTCCTGGGCTCTTGGCGGTGCTGCTTCTCTGGTTCACACATCCTTGGCAATTCAGCTGCCCTTCTGCGGGGCCAATGTCATCAACCACTTCACCTGTGAGATCCTGGCTGTCCTGAAGTTGGCCTGTGCTGACATCTCCATCAATGTGATTAGTATGGGGGTGACTAATGTGATCTTCCTGGGGGTCCCAGTTCTGCTCATCTTTGTCTCCTACATCTTCATCCTCACCACCATCCTGAGGATCCCTTCAGCTGAGGGGAGGAAAAAGGCCTTCTCTACCTGCTTTGCCCACCTCACAGTTGTTGTCATCTTCTATGGGACCATCCTCTTTATGTATGGGAAGCCCAAATCCAAGGACCCTCTGGGGGCAGACAAACAGGACTTTGCAGACAAGCTCACCTCCCTCTTCTACGGGGTGGTGACCTCCATGCTCAACCCCatcatctacagcctgaggaacaagGATGTGAAGGCTGCTGTGAGGAACCTGGTGAGTCAGAAATGCTTCACCTGGTGA